In Lachnospiraceae bacterium, the DNA window GGTTTTACCACCATTGCGTTCCCAGTAATCCAAGAAAACGGTAATGTCATCTGAATAGAGCCGCAGCTTGCTCCTCTACAAGCGACAGCTATTTCAGACTCGGAATGATTATATTGATTGTATTTTCCAATAATTCCGTTTGCTCCATACACAAAATAGTTCCCGTCTGCAATTAAATCTTTTCCACTAATTGTTTTCGGCTGATACATTTCGGAAAGTTCTGCTAATGATTGCTGTTTCCATTCAGTATTTGCATTTTGCAAAAACTGAAATGTAAAAATTGTTTTTATTTGCTGCTCTAAATTATCGTTTATCTTATTATTTGTTCGGATTTTCATTTCCATTTTATATAATAAATCGCCTATTCTTACCTGTTCTTCATAATCAGGCAAATATAAATACAAAAATGAAAACATATCCTCATTAAAACTTGCTCTCAAAGTCATTATCGTATTGCAATCTAATACTTTACGAAAATACTTACTTCTCAAAAAGAAAGCAATATACTTTGAGTACACTATTCCCGTTGTTTTCGGTCTTAGTCTTTTTACAAAGCCACTAAAAGTTGCTTTCGGATAGTCTTTAACAGCAACACAACTCATTGCCAAAGCATCAACGGTTTCACTTGTTCTTGTAATAAACACATCATCTTTTTTTACAGAAAATATTTCTTGCTCTTTAAGAGATGTATCCATCAAATCTGGTAATTCTTCAGGCAAAAAATAATTATTAAACACGGTGCTAAATGATATAAACGGGGAACCGTGTCCTGCTTGTTCTTTTGATGAAGATATACCTGAACTCATTTCATATAAATCACTAAATTTGTACTTTGTAAGTTTACTCATACTTTACCTTCTTTAACTGCTCCATAATTTCCGTTTTCAGTTTGTCGCCCTCTGCAAAATATTCCTGTAACTTCTCTGCATAGGCATTCATACGAGCATTAAACTCGTCCTGTGACAATTCAACATATTCGATTTTTACATCAAAATATTGTCCAGCCGCAAGCGAATACTTCTTTTCTTTGATTTCATCATAGGTAACAGCAACTGAAAAATCATCAACAGCTTCTTTATTAAGAAATGTATCGACAATTTTATCAATCTCAAAATCACGAAGTCTGCGTTTCTGATTATTACCGTCTTTATATTCTTCTCCCAGTTTTGAAGCATCTATCAATACAACCTTATCTGTTTTTCTTGAATTATCAAAAAATAATACTGATACATTAGTTCCGGTATTAGCAAATACATTGGAAGGCATACTAATACAGCCATAAACGATATGTTCATCTACAATATGTTGTAGTATCTTCTTTTCTACACCTGACTTTGCGGTTACAAATCCGGTAGGAACTACAATCGCACCTTTTCCGGTTGATTTCAATGAATTAAGAACGTGCTGAATGAACAACGTATAAATTGCCATACTCTCTTTCTTCTTGGCTGGTACTTTCGGAACTCCCGCCCAAAAACGAACAGGCATTGCTGCTATACGTTCTCTTGTATCTGAGAAATCCATCTTAAAAGGCGGATTTGAAACTACATAATCAAAAGTTCTTAATTCCTGTCCATTATCACTCTTGTGATACGGAGCAATCAGTGTATCTCCCTGAATTGCGTGGTCAAGAGAAGATACCAAACTGTTCAGGATAAGATTAAGTTTTAACATTTTATTGCTTCGCTGTGAAATATCCTGAGCAAAAATAGTACACTTATCTTCGCCAATTTTATGGGCAAGAGCCATCAAAAGTGTTCCTGTTCCGGCTGATGGGTCATAACACTCAATACTATGTAAATCAGTTGCATTTCCAACAAGCAATCTTGCCATAATCGTTGCAATAGCGTGAGGAGTATAATACTCTGCATACTTACCACCGCCTGCGGTATTGTAGTCCTTTATCAGATATTCAAATATATCTGCGAAGAAATCATAGTGCTTCTCAAATGCTTCTTCAAAAGAGAAATTTACTAACTTGTCAACCAACGCACGGGCAAAAGGTGCTCTTGCTGTATCGTCTGTTACATACTGTGTCAGCTTTTCAAAAAGCGGTATTTTCGTGTTCTGAGCAGTTTGTGTTGAAAATATATCAATATTCTTATCTGCTATATCTGTCATCGTGCTGTCAAAGATTAAATCAAAATCGCCTTTTGCCTGCTGATTCCATAAGTTGGCAATAAGATGTTCCGGATTAAGTAATGGAATATCTGACGGTAAACTATCAAAAATATCCAAGCGGTCATCTTCTGACATTTCTGCATAAGCAAGTTCCCATTTTTCGGCATTTTTAAGAGCCGTACTTACTTTTTTTACTTCATATCCGAATTTGTCATTAAGGAACTTATAAAGGAAAACCTGAGTGATAATTTTATATTCGTTACCATCGTTTCCCATACCGTAGGTCTGACAAGTTGCTTTTAAGGCATCTATCAACTCTATGGTTTTTTCTTTTATCGTCTTTGTTTCTTCCATTGTGTTCTCCTTTATGCCACTGAATAAGTCTGGTTGTACTGGTCAAGATACTGTTTTGTAATCCTGCTCTGTATAAATACTCTATCCTCACGAGCACTTGCTACTCCCAACTTATCAATGCCTGCTTTTATTTGTGTCATAACTGTTCTCTCAAAATATGCGTCTTTCTTCAATATATCATTTCTGTCATACACTTTCTGGTCAATATCAGACTTAATAGAAAGCAAAACATTCATAATAGACATATCATACTCTGAAACAATCGGCTGTTTATTTGCTGCTTTTCGAGCAAGATTTTCTTCCCTGATTCTTTTATGAACCCTTGCGAATTTCGCATCGCCATTGTATTTTCTCAGCAGAACCGTGTTTTTCTTCTGCAATTCATCAAGCTTTTTCAGAATATCTTCCAGTTCTTTTCCTTGCTCCTCAATCTCAGATACACTCTTAGGTTCAAAACCGTGTTGCTTGAAGCGAAGCAAAAATGCTTCCTGCAAAGTAATAAACTCAGGGTCATCAGGGTCGATATTCTGTGTAAAAGCACGAACAGTCTTTTTATACTTTTCTGTTACTGCGTCTTTACCACCGACGATTTTCAATTCTTCTTCACTGATTTTGCTGAAATTAAATGTAATATCCTCCATTGCTTCATTGACAAGCAATTTCGTGGTATCATCACTTGCAAAAAGTTCTTTCTGATTTATATTATCAATATGATGTTGCACCTCTGAAATCAATGAAGGCAACTTTGTTAATTCCATTTTTGCAAATGTTTCCTTCAACTCATCATCGCCAAAGGTTCTTACCAAATTACAACAGTCACGAGCAGCAATAAGAATTTTTTTAAGTTTGAGCAATTCCTGCTTATCCTCAATCGTGGATATTTCCGAGCTAAATTCTTCCGCATTATCTGTGGTATAGTTAAAAAGAACCTGCTGCACTTCCTGCATTTGTTTAATAAGTTCTGCCGGGTCTTCAATAACCTGTTTGAATGTATCTGTTTCATTTCCCGCACCAACTTCATTCGGGTCATTAAAACGGTTCAGCTCTTTAAGGTACGCTTCATTTGTTTCCTCAAAGTTCCTTTTTATATTGGCAAAATCAATGACATATCCATAATGGTTTTCTTTATATGGTCTGTTGACTCTTGTAATTGCCTGCAACAGATTATGGTCTTTCAATTTTCTTCCAAAATACAGACGTTTCAATCTTGGTGCATCAAATCCGGTAAGAAGCATATTGAAAACGATAAGAATATCAACTGTCATATTATTTTTGAAGTCGTCAATAATCTTATCTCTCGTATCCTTATCATCACTATCGTGAAGTATAAGTCCAGCTCGCAAATGACTTTTCATAGAAGCGTCTTTATTTAGTTCCGCTTGAATTTCATCAAAATATGCAAACAGCTTCCTTGCCTGCTCACTTGTTTCACAAATGACCATACCGCCAAGCGTATTATCTCCCTGAATTTGTCTAAATCTCTTTAGGTCAGAAATAATATACCTAAGCAACTCTTTGACATAATTATCGTGTTCAACAATCTGACTTTTCTTTACATCTTTCTTTTCTACCAAGGTTTCAAGTTTTTCGTAAATTTCAGAAAGTCGCTCTTTATACTGAGTTTCTATATCCTCACGGATAATTTTCAAAGTATATCCATCTAAAATTGATTTGTCGTAATAGTATGTATGAATATAATTACCAAAAACTCTCCAAGATTCTCTTTCTTCTTTCAAAAGCGGGGTTCCTGTCAAAGCAATCTTTATAGCATTTTTATCCGCATCAAGAAGATTAGCCAAGAATGAGCCTTCTGGTTTATACCCTCTATGTGCTTCATCAATAATAAACACTCTCTGCAAATTCGTTGCATACGCAGGAAGGTCAACTTTTGACCTATCTTCAGCAAAACGCTGTATATTTACAACTGTAATTTCAGGTTTTCCCGTATTTCCCTCTTGTGCCTGATTGTTACGGAACTGCTCCATAAGTTCAGCACGGGAACTTGCCGTTTTTACAACCAATCCACGAGCTTCAAATTCTTCTGAAGCCTGTTTCAACAAATCAAGACGGTCAACAATGAAATAAAACTTTGCAACTTTATTTTGCTTGCTGAAATAGTCAGAAAGAACATAAGTAAGATAATAAGAAAGGGCTGTCTTTCCACTACCTTGAGTATGCCATATAACACCTGAATTGACACCTTCATCAATCTTACTTCTTACTGTTAAGGCAGCAAACATCTGTTGATAACGCATTATATGTTTCTGCTCAATAAACTCTATCTTGCCATTTATTTCTTTATGAAAACGAACATAGGCAATTCCATATTTCAATATAAATAGCAATCTTTCAGGACTGCACATAGATGTCAGTACACGGTTGGTCGGTGTATAAGTATCTAAATTTGTTTGATATTCCGGAGAAGTATGAATAACCTGACAATTAAAGTCAGTCAATATCTTCTTTTCAACAATCGGGTCAATATCCTTATATGGGAAATCTGCATTATAAGGTGCAATATCCAAATTAGTAGGATTTTCTTCTCTAAAACAGTTGAACGGTGCAGACTGTTTTGCTGTCGTACAATAGAATGCTCCCTGAACCGGAACAATACCACCCATAGTGTCATATTCCATATTATTAGAGAAAATCATCAACTGTGTAATATTCAAAAATCTCCTAAATTTTTTATTAGGAAATCTCTTTTGGTTCATTCTCTTGCTTTCTGCAACCATACCACCGTGATTATTCGGCTTCTTTACTTCAATAAATACAAGCGGAAGTCCATTCACAAACAGTGTAATATCCGGTCTAAATTCATCTTGGTCACGCTTACAGGTGAACTCGGCGGTAAAATGATATGTATTATTCTTTGGATTCTCAAAATCCACCAATCTAACAGGCGAAACAGACGATAAACGCTCGTAAAAACTACGTCCTATATCATCATTATCTAATTCCTGCCTAATAGTTTTCAATGTCTGTTCCGCTTCTCCTGCGTGGGTAGGATTAAGCCGTGCGAACTGCTCCTTGAAAACGTTAATTAAAATATTGGTATCAGGGTCATATACTGTGCTTGCCACATCTTCAGTTATTTTCCCGAAATAGGTATAACCAAGGCGTGTCAAATGAACCATTGCTGGCATTTGAACACGGGTAGCTTCGTTAAACATATTTTTCTTACCACTTGCCGCCATCTTCAGACCTCCTCATATCATTCGTCTAATATGACTTCACATACATCGCCAATATCACAATGAAATACTTTGCAAATTCTCATAAGCACATCAAGGGATACTGTTTCATTCTTATTTAATTTTGTTGCAACAGACGATGAAATCTCCGCAGCACGCATTAAATCTTGTCTTTTCATTTGATTATCAATCATAAGTTTTTGAAGTTTGTTGTAGCTTATTCTCATCTGTAACGCTCCTTCGTATTCTCCGTTCCTTTTGGTTACAGTTACTCATTTGACATTATACTATGAATAATCTATTTTTTCAAGATATAGGGGTTTATTTGCAACTCCTATCCGACAAGGTGTCACTTTTTGCAAACACCTAATGCAACTCTTCTAAAGAATAATAAAAATGAGATGCCGAAGCACCTCAATTATACATTCTATTATTAACATTCAATGCAATCATTGCTATGACCTTTTCTATCGGCGGCTCTTTTCCGTCCGGTGCAACTGCTTTCCAAAAAGCGATTGCTTCCGGTTCAGCACTTTTCATTGCTTCCCGAATGGCAAACTGCATTTCCTCTTTTACTGCTTTTTCGGTTGTTCCATTTTCTTTTGCTATTTGTCTGAAAATGTCGTTCACTTCTACTTCCTCCTATGTCTATTAGTATGTGTCTATCACTGACAGTTGTTGTTATAGCATATTTTCTCTGTCGAAGTCCCGAAAAATTTGTCGATAGCAGAAATTTTTTATACTGAAAAAAGAAAGCTCGTCGATTAGGACGAACTTCTGTGTTTTATGGAAGTATTTGCTTTGACTGCTTCACAAGTGTATCTATGACTTCATAAATTCTGTTTCTATCTTCAGGAGCAAGTTTTTCAAGCTTCTCATTCAGCATTGAGTTCTTGACTGTATATCCCGTTTCCAGAACATCTGTAAGAACCATATCCGATGATACACCTAAAGCATTTACTATCTTTATGAAAGTTTCGAGTGACGGAATTTTCTCTCCACGCTCAACCATACCAATATAATTTGTTGTCAAATCTGTTTTCTCAGCCAAATCTTCTTGGCGTAATTTCCTCGCAAGTCGGAACTTTCTTATATTCTTGCCGATTGTATCGAGCTTCATCACATCACCTCCCTTAGTGTGTTTCCATAACTAATAGTATAGATTAAGTCGATTTCAAATCACACGCACCCAAAGGAAGTCAAACCAACTATTAGTGATGATTCCCAACTATTTTTATGTTATACTATAAAAGTAGTAATTCACGATTGTTAATGGCGAAAGACAAATCACAACCCAAGAGCCAAGTTAAACAATCTCCATAGAATAAACTTAGGGGTAAAAGGAATGGACGAACAAAAGATAATATTCAGTAATCGGTTTGAAAAAGAGAAATTTGAGGATTACAAAACAGATTTGGGAACTGACAGCTCAGTCACTCCCGACTTTACGGAAGCTGATGATTGTTTAAAATTTATACAGAAGAACCGCAGAAGTGTTCCAAGTAAAGAGCGAATTGCTGACAAGGATAAATTTATCAAAACCGTTTACGAACTATCCAATAGCTTTGAAATTGACGCTGACCTGATAGAATTTGCCGAGGGATATATCGCCAACATCTATGTAGATTATGCCTGCTACACTGGATATATCAAGAAGCTGTTAGCAATTCTTTTTATCCTTGCCGATGATATTTCCTTTTTAGACGGCAGTAAAGAAAATGCCGATATGCTTTTCAGCTTCACTTATCACACACACCATATTTTCCTGAATAACAGAGAAACAACTGATTTCTCATAATGTACCCGATGGCTACTCAACTGAGCAGCCATCTTTTCAATTTTCCAGACACCGTCTGGAATTTTTAATATGCCGGAATACCGTATCCATAGATATTGCTGCTTCCGACTGCGTACTGTCTTTGCTTGCAGGCGTCGCCTGAGTTGCCCTCCACGGTATAAACTGTGCCATTCTCACACTTCTCTACGATACCAACGTGGTCTGTTGTACCGTCGCCTTCCCAATCAAAGAAGATAATATCTCCTACCTTTGGTTCATAAGTGCGGTCTTGCCATTTTCCATTTGACTTAAACCAGTTTGCACCATCCACGCAACCTGCAAATTTCGGAACAAGTCCGCTTTCAATATACCCGCATTGGTCAGCACACCAAGATACGAAGCAGGCACACCATTCCACTCGACTATTAAAGCCGTACCAGCTCCAATAAGGTTGTCCGCCCTGATTGCCTAGCTGTGTCAAGGCAACCTCAACAATCGCCTGATTACCTCCGGCAGTAAAGGCTCGCCCATACGGATAGTATCTCAGAACGTGAGCCGGATATTGGGTATCTCCATAACTGTCCCAACCAAGCCTTTGTGCCTGCTGAGTGGAAAACTCCACTGCATTGGCATAAGAATAACCGCCATACTTTGTTTTTGCCCAAGAAATATACCCATTACCGAAGTTGTAGCCTTGCAAGGCAAGTTTGATATGCTCCATATCTATCGGACTTTCCACTTCTGCCGAAGTAAGAGCCGCTTTCAATTCCTGAACTCCACACTGGATAGAATATTCAGGGTCTTTAATTCCATTAGGTTCGTGCGGATACCTTGTATTGAAACTTCCCTCTGCTGCCTGCATAGGGTCAAGTCCTCTGCCACCGCTTTCCTGCATCATAACCGCCTTGATAAGTTCCACATACTCAGGAATAGCTGACAACATCCTGCACACTGGAGTTCTGACCGTGTTTACCCTCTGACCATACAACCACACCTCTGCGGACTGCATTTTTCTTCGTTGCGGTAATGGTAAATTCCTTGCTCGGTGCAGTATCCATAGAAACAGTAAGTTTGTTACCATTCACAGAAAAACTTACTCCACTGATACTTGCCTTGAAATTATATTTAGACAGCACATTATTGGAGTCTGTCAGAGTAGTTGTGTACTTACTTCCGTTCCACTCAAGCTCTATTGTCTTTGCCGAACCGGATGATTTATTACAAAAGCTCGGTATGGTCGCATGGTTCTGTACACTCTGCACCATACTGTTGTAATAACTGAAAATCTTATTGCGGAGCGGATGCTTTGCATTGATGACATCTTTCACATTGCTGCAACCACTGGCTGCTACATGATTGAAGTTCACATCACGCTCTCCGATAACAGTTTCCCAGATAAGAAGCTGTGTGGCATAAGCCTGTGCAATGCTGTTTGCTGCCGCTTCATTCTGTGACCTCCAAGATGTCGAGATTGTCCCACGATAGCCATACTGTAAAATACGACCAACGAAAAGACGGATTTCATCTCCGGAAATAACCCCGTTGGCTGCAAGGTTATTAAAATAATTTTCGTCATACTTATTCATTGTCTGACCGACCTTGAGCGAAACTCCCGGCTCAATACAATAAGCAACATTGCCTGAGTATGAGCCGATAGCCTTTAGATTGGTAAAATTGGAACGTCCGGTATGCCAACCATTTTTCAAGGTCAAATTGCTATGTCCCCATACCCCATCGTAATTAGCATCGCCATCACGAGGGAAATCGACCATATAAACATCGGCTTTTTCTCCCGAAGCTGCAAATGCCGTGGTCGAGCCAATGCCTGCAAAAGTGGTCACACACATAAGGGTCGCCAAGAAAAGCGACGTGACTCTTTTGAATTTTGACTTTATCATTGCGTTTCCTCCTGTAAAAATTGAAAAACACACCGTATCGCTACGATGTGCCTTTGTGGATTTTCTCTTACGGCAGAATTTACCTGCCGAAAAACAAATGCGGTTTTTTCGTTAATTTTTCATTTTACCATACACCTCCAGTCCGTTCCTATTGTGCGACTACTCCTTAGAGATAGACATATACTTTGAGATAGCTATATTCAAGTGAGATAGTATATATCATTTTCGGTAGGTAAAAGTATAACTAAGGGGTTAGAGTGTGAGAAAGGGGAACTGTAAAACAAGCTATCTGCTGTCACGCTCTGCACGGTTACGCAAAAACTTGTTATAATGCTCCAATGCCTTGCAGACAAAATCCTCCGTCTGACTGACGGGAATGTTTTTCGGGATAAGCTGTCTTACTCTGTCGCCCCTCAACACGATTTTTTCCCTTTGGTTCGGCTTTTCCTCAGACATAACAGCGTGGATTGCTTCTGTTGTAAGATTGCCCTCGTTGAATAACTTTCGCATACGGATTGTCTGGTCGTGTGACGGGGTTGCGTCATTCAGGTCAATTTCATCAACCACATCACGCTGGCAATCTTCATCAAGATAGGAAAGTTCTACGGCAGGACGCATTTTAATACGCCCCTCATCAACAAATTCAAGCAGTTCGGGAACAAGGTTTGTCAGACGAACATAACGCTGTATTTGTGTGTTACTATCCTGACTCTCAGAAGCTAAAATCTCTCTTGATTTACCCACAATAGAATTGTGTCCCACTGGGACTCCATTTTCTTTGCTCGGTCTGCCTGCTTGCCTTTTCATTGCTTCCAAACGCATTTTATAAGCAAAGGCTTTTTCACTCGGCAATATCTCTGACCTCTGAAAATTACTCTCAACCATTAAAATGGTCGCTTCATCTCTGTTCAG includes these proteins:
- a CDS encoding restriction endonuclease subunit S; amino-acid sequence: MSKLTKYKFSDLYEMSSGISSSKEQAGHGSPFISFSTVFNNYFLPEELPDLMDTSLKEQEIFSVKKDDVFITRTSETVDALAMSCVAVKDYPKATFSGFVKRLRPKTTGIVYSKYIAFFLRSKYFRKVLDCNTIMTLRASFNEDMFSFLYLYLPDYEEQVRIGDLLYKMEMKIRTNNKINDNLEQQIKTIFTFQFLQNANTEWKQQSLAELSEMYQPKTISGKDLIADGNYFVYGANGIIGKYNQYNHSESEIAVACRGASCGSIQMTLPFSWITGNAMVVKPHSDFPYREYLYYYLLAKNPNYLCSGSAQPQLTRENLTLYSLKVPSTTELNAFESYAEKVRKIIIKNQQENIELSTLRDWLLPMLMNGQATISN
- a CDS encoding type I restriction-modification system subunit M translates to MEETKTIKEKTIELIDALKATCQTYGMGNDGNEYKIITQVFLYKFLNDKFGYEVKKVSTALKNAEKWELAYAEMSEDDRLDIFDSLPSDIPLLNPEHLIANLWNQQAKGDFDLIFDSTMTDIADKNIDIFSTQTAQNTKIPLFEKLTQYVTDDTARAPFARALVDKLVNFSFEEAFEKHYDFFADIFEYLIKDYNTAGGGKYAEYYTPHAIATIMARLLVGNATDLHSIECYDPSAGTGTLLMALAHKIGEDKCTIFAQDISQRSNKMLKLNLILNSLVSSLDHAIQGDTLIAPYHKSDNGQELRTFDYVVSNPPFKMDFSDTRERIAAMPVRFWAGVPKVPAKKKESMAIYTLFIQHVLNSLKSTGKGAIVVPTGFVTAKSGVEKKILQHIVDEHIVYGCISMPSNVFANTGTNVSVLFFDNSRKTDKVVLIDASKLGEEYKDGNNQKRRLRDFEIDKIVDTFLNKEAVDDFSVAVTYDEIKEKKYSLAAGQYFDVKIEYVELSQDEFNARMNAYAEKLQEYFAEGDKLKTEIMEQLKKVKYE
- a CDS encoding HsdR family type I site-specific deoxyribonuclease; protein product: MAASGKKNMFNEATRVQMPAMVHLTRLGYTYFGKITEDVASTVYDPDTNILINVFKEQFARLNPTHAGEAEQTLKTIRQELDNDDIGRSFYERLSSVSPVRLVDFENPKNNTYHFTAEFTCKRDQDEFRPDITLFVNGLPLVFIEVKKPNNHGGMVAESKRMNQKRFPNKKFRRFLNITQLMIFSNNMEYDTMGGIVPVQGAFYCTTAKQSAPFNCFREENPTNLDIAPYNADFPYKDIDPIVEKKILTDFNCQVIHTSPEYQTNLDTYTPTNRVLTSMCSPERLLFILKYGIAYVRFHKEINGKIEFIEQKHIMRYQQMFAALTVRSKIDEGVNSGVIWHTQGSGKTALSYYLTYVLSDYFSKQNKVAKFYFIVDRLDLLKQASEEFEARGLVVKTASSRAELMEQFRNNQAQEGNTGKPEITVVNIQRFAEDRSKVDLPAYATNLQRVFIIDEAHRGYKPEGSFLANLLDADKNAIKIALTGTPLLKEERESWRVFGNYIHTYYYDKSILDGYTLKIIREDIETQYKERLSEIYEKLETLVEKKDVKKSQIVEHDNYVKELLRYIISDLKRFRQIQGDNTLGGMVICETSEQARKLFAYFDEIQAELNKDASMKSHLRAGLILHDSDDKDTRDKIIDDFKNNMTVDILIVFNMLLTGFDAPRLKRLYFGRKLKDHNLLQAITRVNRPYKENHYGYVIDFANIKRNFEETNEAYLKELNRFNDPNEVGAGNETDTFKQVIEDPAELIKQMQEVQQVLFNYTTDNAEEFSSEISTIEDKQELLKLKKILIAARDCCNLVRTFGDDELKETFAKMELTKLPSLISEVQHHIDNINQKELFASDDTTKLLVNEAMEDITFNFSKISEEELKIVGGKDAVTEKYKKTVRAFTQNIDPDDPEFITLQEAFLLRFKQHGFEPKSVSEIEEQGKELEDILKKLDELQKKNTVLLRKYNGDAKFARVHKRIREENLARKAANKQPIVSEYDMSIMNVLLSIKSDIDQKVYDRNDILKKDAYFERTVMTQIKAGIDKLGVASAREDRVFIQSRITKQYLDQYNQTYSVA
- a CDS encoding helix-turn-helix transcriptional regulator, producing the protein MRISYNKLQKLMIDNQMKRQDLMRAAEISSSVATKLNKNETVSLDVLMRICKVFHCDIGDVCEVILDE
- a CDS encoding helix-turn-helix transcriptional regulator; the encoded protein is MKLDTIGKNIRKFRLARKLRQEDLAEKTDLTTNYIGMVERGEKIPSLETFIKIVNALGVSSDMVLTDVLETGYTVKNSMLNEKLEKLAPEDRNRIYEVIDTLVKQSKQILP
- a CDS encoding thioester domain-containing protein, giving the protein MNKYDENYFNNLAANGVISGDEIRLFVGRILQYGYRGTISTSWRSQNEAAANSIAQAYATQLLIWETVIGERDVNFNHVAASGCSNVKDVINAKHPLRNKIFSYYNSMVQSVQNHATIPSFCNKSSGSAKTIELEWNGSKYTTTLTDSNNVLSKYNFKASISGVSFSVNGNKLTVSMDTAPSKEFTITATKKNAVRRGVVVWSEGKHGQNSSVQDVVSYS
- a CDS encoding ParB/RepB/Spo0J family partition protein yields the protein MAGRKSDFTLTKLDDLFTTQAQRDEEQLSKIRDIPLELIDDFPDHPFKVRDDEDMMQLVESVKERGVITPATVRQKEDGRYELVSGHRRKRACELAGFETLRSEIVDLNRDEATILMVESNFQRSEILPSEKAFAYKMRLEAMKRQAGRPSKENGVPVGHNSIVGKSREILASESQDSNTQIQRYVRLTNLVPELLEFVDEGRIKMRPAVELSYLDEDCQRDVVDEIDLNDATPSHDQTIRMRKLFNEGNLTTEAIHAVMSEEKPNQREKIVLRGDRVRQLIPKNIPVSQTEDFVCKALEHYNKFLRNRAERDSR